From the genome of Populus trichocarpa isolate Nisqually-1 chromosome 15, P.trichocarpa_v4.1, whole genome shotgun sequence, one region includes:
- the LOC7475659 gene encoding glycine-rich domain-containing protein 1: protein MGMEREKEQEFEWLKAQKIEITVDLLAAAKQQLQFLAAVDKNRWLYDGPTLDRAIFRYNACWLPLLAKHLESPISEGPLVVPLDCEWIWHCHRLNPLRYKSDCEELYGKILDYSDVVSSVNGVCKRQTEEIWNRFYPHERYDFDLAFSEAVNEKISTLEKCTNYDLVSAVKRQSPFFYQVSRPHMNNDIFLQGAIARYKGFLHIIKRNWEKSINCFCVPTYDIDLIWHTHQLHPVSYCKDVSQALGRILAHDDMDSDRSKGKKLDVGFSGTTRHWEETFGRRYWKAGAMYRGSDPSPLTTIPFQSNILSKELEKSNQNKKMIELSEQKIVEVLLEIVGVKNLPERHKGNLFVMFNKKQPDVFYNVKRKLTILSESGDKHVASFQCEPKGELFFELVSYSPSNLPLTKVCKTMGTTSFSLEDFLNPVSELSVERWVELQPTSGNMISKPICLRIAVSFSVPIQAPYELHMIRSRAQSKSSCFFPLPGRAQHPNIWTSVVEKTDAEIISLQMRNSTKAKEKERSILKQQVTGVMKTGETCILAEFVGTRWCLMDSQWYLEPKKKSNEDGHLFELIGCRMVKLFQGKKLDFEPKHCEKKRSKQDFMTAVEFSAEYPYGKAVALLDLKSGFVKVKESWLVLPAIISAFILSDILKKEGYNGFTSNRENLEVDSLVEKAKGFHEEPEQISLTAASEGNMELNVDVAKGSIVRSGNCGGGCGGCGSGCGDMVRSGNCGGGCGGCGSGCGDMVSGNSGDSGCGDTMKSGNSGGCGGCGGGCGGGCGNMVRSGNSGDSGCGDTMKSGNSGGCGGCGGCGGCGGGCGNMVRSGN from the exons ATGGGGATGGAGAGggagaaagaacaagagtttGAGTGGCTTAAAGCTCAAAAGATTGAGATAACTGTGGATCTTTTGGCTGCAGCAAAACAGCAACTTCAGTTTCTTGCTGCTGTTGATAAGAATCGTTGGCTTTATGATGGTCCTACCCTTGACAGGGCTATTTTCCG GTACAATGCTTGCTGGCTTCCCTTGCTTGCAAAACATTTGGAGTCGCCAATTTCTGAAGGACCATTGGTGGTGCCTCTTGATTGTGAATGGATTTGGCATTGTCACCGGCTCAATCCA CTACGGTACAAATCTGACTGTGAAGAACTTTATGGAAAGATCCTCGATTACTCTGATGTTGTATCTTCTGTCAATGGAGTTTGTAAAAGGCAAACTGAAGAAATTTGGAATAGATTCTATCCACATGAGCGTTATGACTTCGATTTGGCTTTCTCAGAAGCTGTCAATGAAAAAATTTCAACCCTTGAGAAATGTACGAACTATGATTTGGTGTCGGCAGTTAAAAGGCAGAGCCCTTTCTTTTATCAG GTTTCCAGACCCCATATGAACAATGATATTTTCCTTCAAGGAGCTATAGCCAGATATAAAGGGTTTTTGCATATTATCAAGAGGAACTGGGAAAAGTCCATAAATTGCTTTTGTGTTCCAACTTACGACATTGATCTTATCTGGCACACACACCAGTTGCATCCTGTTTCTTACTGTAAAGATGTGAGTCAAGCACTTGGCAGGATATTGGCGCATGATGACATGGACTCTGACAGGTCTAAAGGGAAGAAGCTGGATGTTGGATTTTCTGGAACCACCAGGCATTGGGAAGAGACATTTGGCAGAAGGTATTGGAAGGCAGGTGCAATGTATAGAGGCAGTGATCCATCTCCTCTCACAACCATTCCGTTCCAATCAAATATCTTGAGCAAAGAgttagaaaaatcaaatcaaaacaagaagATGATTGAACTTTCAGAGCAGAAGATTGTTGAG GTCCTTTTGGAGATTGTGGGAGTCAAAAACTTACCAGAGAGGCACAAGGGAAACCTCTTtgtgatgtttaataaaaagcAACCTGATGTATTCTATAATGTTAAGCGGAAACTTACTATCCTGTCAGAATCAGGAGACAAACATGTTGCTTCTTTCCAATGTGAACCTAAGGGAGAGCTTTTCTTTGAACTTGTATCATATTCACCTTCCAACTTACCACTAACCAAGGTGTGTAAAACAATGGGCACTACCTCATTCTCCCTGGAAGACTTTCTGAATCCAGTGTCTGAACTTTCTGTGGAAAGATGGGTGGAATTGCAGCCTACTTCTGGAAATATGATCTCAAAGCCAATCTGCCTCCGAATCGCTGTCTCATTTAGTGTTCCCATCCAAGCACCATATGAACTGCACATGATTCGTTCCCGAGCACAGTCAAAAAGTTCTTGCTTCTTCCCACTTCCTGGAAGGGCACAACATCCTAATATCTGGACTTCTGTAGTTGAGAAAACTGATGCTGAGATTATTAGCCTACAAATGAG GAACTCAACAAAGgcaaaggagaaagaaagaagcattCTTAAGCAGCAAGTAACTGGTGTTATGAAGACTGGTGAAACGTGTATTCTTGCAGAGTTTGTGGGGACTCGGTGGTGTTTGATGGATTCTCAGTGGTACCTTGAGccaaaaaagaaatccaatgaAGATGGTCATCTCTTTGAGCTCATAGGCTGTCGGATG GTAAAACTTTTCCAGGGAAAAAAGCTTGATTTTGAGCCTAAACATTGCGAGAAGAAGAGAAGTAAACAAGATTTTATGACTGCAGTTGAATTTTCTGCTGAGTATCCATATGGAAAAGCTGTGGCATTGCTTGATTTAAAGTCTGGATTTGTCAAG GTAAAGGAATCATGGTTGGTGTTACCTGCAATCATATCAGCCTTCATACTTTCTGATATTTTGAAGAAGGAAGGATATAATGGCTTCACTTCTAACAGAGAAAATCTGGAGGTAGATAGTTTAGTGGAAAAGGCCAAAGGCTTTCATGAGGAACCTGAGCAAATCAGCCTGACTGCTGCTTCAGAAGGTAACATGGAGCTGAATGTGGACGTGGCTAAAGGAAGCATAGTGAGGAGTGGAAATTGTGGTGGCGGTTGTGGCGGTTGTGGCAGTGGATGCGGGGACATGGTGAGGAGTGGAAActgtggtggtggttgtggtggtTGTGGCAGTGGATGCGGGGACATGGTGAGTGGAAACTCTGGTGACAGTGGGTGTGGTGACACAATGAAGAGTGGAAATAGTGGTGGTTGTGGTGGATGTGGCGGTGGATGTGGCGGTGGATGTGGCAACATGGTGAGGAGTGGAAACTCTGGTGACAGTGGGTGTGGTGACACAATGAAGAGTGGAAATAGTGGTGGTTGTGGGGGTTGTGGTGGATGTGGTGGTTGTGGCGGTGGATGTGGCAACATGGTGAGGAGTGGAAACTGA